Proteins encoded in a region of the Mycobacterium branderi genome:
- a CDS encoding LLM class F420-dependent oxidoreductase, with the protein MRLGVMIGAERGDSARKVTKLLDDIEWAESVGMDTAWIPQVPNDFDALTAVALMTTRTTRIELGTAVVPLQAQHPIALARQALSVHAAAGGRLALGVGPSHHWIIGDMLGLPYERPAAYTRDYLDVLAAAFSGPGPVDVENETFTVHNPLDLAPVAPLPVLIAALGPVMLTLAGERADGTVLWMADERACAEHVVPRITKAADNAGRPAPRIIAGIPVCVCAPSQVDAARERANRILGEAEVSPNYQRLLSYGDAKDVGDICAAGDEEAILARFRRFADAGVTDLSVRLLPLGDNRDELIASKRRTREVIAALGTEVR; encoded by the coding sequence GTGCGTCTCGGAGTAATGATCGGCGCCGAGCGTGGCGATTCGGCCCGCAAGGTCACCAAGCTGCTCGACGACATCGAGTGGGCCGAGTCCGTGGGCATGGACACCGCCTGGATTCCCCAGGTGCCCAACGACTTCGACGCGCTGACGGCCGTTGCGCTGATGACGACGCGCACCACCCGGATCGAGCTGGGCACTGCGGTCGTGCCGCTGCAGGCCCAGCACCCGATTGCGTTGGCGCGCCAAGCGTTATCGGTGCACGCCGCCGCCGGCGGGCGCCTGGCGCTGGGCGTGGGGCCGTCGCATCACTGGATCATCGGCGACATGCTGGGCCTGCCCTACGAGCGGCCGGCCGCCTACACCCGCGACTACCTCGACGTGCTTGCCGCCGCCTTTAGCGGTCCCGGCCCGGTCGACGTCGAGAACGAGACGTTCACCGTGCACAACCCGTTGGACCTCGCGCCGGTCGCCCCGCTGCCGGTGCTGATCGCCGCGCTGGGCCCGGTGATGCTGACGCTCGCGGGGGAGCGCGCCGACGGAACCGTGCTGTGGATGGCCGACGAGCGGGCGTGCGCCGAACACGTGGTCCCGCGCATCACCAAGGCGGCCGACAATGCGGGCCGCCCCGCTCCGCGGATCATTGCCGGGATCCCGGTATGTGTCTGCGCACCAAGCCAAGTCGACGCCGCACGGGAGCGCGCCAACCGGATCCTCGGCGAGGCCGAGGTGTCGCCGAACTATCAGCGGCTGCTGAGTTACGGCGATGCCAAGGACGTCGGCGACATCTGCGCGGCCGGCGACGAGGAGGCCATCCTGGCGCGGTTCCGCCGGTTCGCCGACGCCGGGGTGACCGACCTGTCGGTGCGGTTGCTGCCTTTGGGCGACAACCGCGACGAGCTGATCGCGTCCAAACGCCGCACCCGCGAAGTCATCGCGGCGCTGGGCACCGAGGTGCGATGA